One Ascaphus truei isolate aAscTru1 chromosome 9, aAscTru1.hap1, whole genome shotgun sequence genomic region harbors:
- the RBM25 gene encoding RNA-binding protein 25 isoform X6 — MLGWRSRERRECGLVEEQRPASLCEALIQRHQAASGQAELESRPPPTERPLSGGGGGGGGWWRREEASRGGEETSRPTALWDMAGLPPGRKYKVALNMSYPPHMNRPPMGIPTLPPGIPPPQFPGFPPPPGTQMIPVPMSLMAPGPTVLVPTVSMLGKHLGPRKDLMALKNKENDENNGPTTTVFVGNISEKASDMLIRQLLAKCGLVLSWKRVQGASGKLQAFGFCEYKEPESTLRALRLLHDLQIGEKKLLVKVDAKTKAQLDDWKANKRASNGNARPESTIDDDDDLDDETKRRDGLIKGGIEVLIKEYSSELNAPSLDSDSHPRKKKKDKKEELTEDINAIEMEEDKRDLISREISKFRDTHKKLEEEKGKKEKERQEIEKDRRERERERERERERREREREREKEREKEKERDRDRTKDRDRDRERDRDKDRERIREHSNDRSRSREKSRDRERERERERERERERERERERERDRDRDRDNKDKKRDREEDEEDAYERRKLERKLREKEAAYQERLKNWEIRERKKTREYEKESEREEERRRDMAKEAKRLKEFLEDYDDDRDDPKYYRGSALQKRLRDREKEMELDDRDRKREKEELEEIRQRLLAEGHPDPDAELQRMEQEAERRRQPPQAKPQPESEEEEEEKPVNEDKVEVTMEEEEEPEPKPCLKPTLRPISSAPSVSSASGNTTPNSPGDESPCGIIIPHENSPEQQPQEEYRPKIGLSLKLGASNSPSQPNSVKRKKLPVDSVFNKFDDEDSDEVPRKRKLVPLDYGDDDKTAAKNNVNTEEKRKHIKSLIEKIPTAKPELFAYPLDWSIVDTTLMERRIRPWINKKIIEYIGEEEATLVDFVCSKVMAHSAPQSILDDVAMVLDEEAEVFIVKMWRLLIYETEAKKIGLVK, encoded by the exons ATGCTAGGctggcggtcacgtgagcggcgcGAGTGCGGCCTAGTGGAAGAGCAGCGTCCCGCCTCCCTGTGCGAAGCGCTGATCCAGAGGCACCAGGCCGCGAGCGGGCAGGCTGAGCTAGAATCTAGGCCTCCTCCAACAGAGCGGCCCCTCTCCGGCGGCGGGGGCGG GGGAGGAGGCTGGTGGCGGAGAGAAGAGGCCTCCCGAGGAGGAGAGGAAACCTCCCGGCCAACAGCGCTCTGGGACATGGCGGGACTCCCCCCGGGCCGCAAGTACAAA GTTGCATTAAATATGTCTTATCCACCACATATGAATCGCCCTCCTATGGGGATCCCAACTCTTCCTCCAGGGATTCCACCTCCCCAGTTTCCTGGCTTTCCTCCACCTCCTG GAACTCAAATGATTCCTGTGCCCATGAGTTTAATGGCTCCTGGACCAACC gTCTTGGTACCAACAGTATCTATGCTTGGGAAGCACCTGGGACCTCGGAAAGATCTAATGGCTCTTAAGAATAAAGAAAACGATGAGAACAATGGCCCGACCACCACGGTTTTTGTCGGAAACATTTCAGAAAAGGCTTCAGACATGCTTATCAGGCAGCTCCTAGCC AAATGTGGCTTGGTTTTAAGCTGGAAGCGAGTGCAAGGAGCATCTGGCAAACTTCAAG CCTTTGGGTTTTGTGAGTACAAAGAACCAGAATCTACTCTGCGTGCTCTGCGGTTACTCCACGACCTACAGATTGGGGAGAAAAAGCTGCTGGTGAAAGTTGATGCCAAGACTAAAGCTCAACTGGATGATTGGAAGGCAAATAAAAGGGCTTCCAACGGG AATGCCAGGCCTGAGTCAACGATAGATGATGACGATGACCTTGATGATGAAACGAAGAGACGGGATGGGCTTATTAAAGGGGGTATTGAGGTCTTGATAAAAGAGTATTCCAGTGAGCTAAACGCTCCGTCTCTGGACTCTGACTCTCAccccagaaagaaaaaaaaggataaGAAGGAGGAGCTAACT GAGGATATAAACGCTATAGAAATGGAGGAAGATAAGAGAGACTTGATATCCCGCGAGATCAGTAAATTCAGAGATACGCACAAG AAattggaggaggagaagggcaaAAAAGAGAAGGAGAGACAAGAAATAGAGAAGGATCGCAGAGAACGAGAAAGGGAACGAGAGCGCgagcgagagaggagggagcgggagcgcGAAAGGGAAAAAGAGCGTGaaaaggagaaggagagagaccgtGACAGGACCAAGGACAGAGATCGGGACCGGGAAAGAGATCGGGACAAGGACCGTGAGCGAATCAGAGAGCATAGCAATGACCGGAGTCGATCAAG AGAGAAAAGCAGAGACCGCGAAAGAGAACGcgaaagggagagggagcgtgaaagagagagagagcgtgaaagGGAAAGAGAGCGCGACAGAGACAGGGATAGAGATAATAAAGACAAGAAGCGAGACCGAGAAGAAGATGAGGAGGATGCGTATGAACGGCGAAAATTGGAAAGGAAACTTCGCGAGAAAGAAGCTGCTTATCAAGAG CGTCTTAAGAACTGGGAGATCAGAGAACGGAAGAAAACCAGAGAATATGAGAAGGAGtcggagcgagaggaagagagacgTAGAGATATG gcaaaagaAGCCAAAAGGCTGAAAGAATTTTTGGAGGACTATGATGATGACAGAGATGACCCAAAGTATTACAG GGGTAGTGCGCTACAGAAAAGGCTGAGGGACCGGGAGAAAGAGATGGAACTAGATGATCGGGACCGGAAACGGGAGAAAGAAGAGCTTGAAGAGATCCGGCAGCGTTTGTTAGCAGAGGGGCATCCCGATCCAGACGCCGAGCTCCAGAGG ATGGAGCAGGAGGCGGAGAGGCGTAGGCAGCCACCACAAGCCAAACCGCAGCCCGAGtctgaggaggaagaggaggagaaacCTGTGAACGAGGATAAAGTGGAGGTGACCATGGAAGAGGAAGAAGAGCCCGAGCCAAAGCCCTGCCTTAAGCCCACCTTGCGACCCATCAGCTCTGCCCCGTCTGTCTCATCTGCTAGTGGGAACACCACCCCCAACTCACCAGGGGACGAGTCTCCATGTGGCATTATCATCCCACATGAGAACTCGCCAGAGCAGCAGCCGCAGGAGGAATACAGGCCAAAAATAGGACTTAGCCTAAAATTAG GGGCATCTAATAGTCCCAGCCAGCCAAACTCTGTGAAGAGGAAGAAGTTGCCTGTGGATAGCGTTTTCAATAAGTTCGATGACGAAGATAGTGACGAGGTGCCCCGGAAAAGAAAACTGGTGCCATTGGATTACGGGGACGATGACAAAACTGCAGCCAAAAATAACGTTAACACAGAAGAGAAACGCAAACATATCAAAAGTCTTATTGAGAAAATCCCCACCGCTAAACCAGAGCTATTTGCTTATCCCCTGGACTGGTCCATTGTGGACACT ACATTAATGGAGCGTAGAATTAGGCCGTGGATCAACAAGAAAATTATAGAATACATTGGCGAAGAAGAAGCAACATTAGTCGATTTTGTCTGTTCGAAG GTAATGGCCCACAGTGCGCCTCAGAGCATACTGGATGATGTCGCTATG GTGCTCGATGAAGAAGCAGAGGTTTTCATAGTGAAAATGTGGCGGTTATTAATCTACGAAACGGAAGCGAAGAAGATCGGTCTTGTGAAGTAA
- the RBM25 gene encoding RNA-binding protein 25 isoform X5, with protein sequence MLSAPRAAGGGNWTRKVALNMSYPPHMNRPPMGIPTLPPGIPPPQFPGFPPPPGTQMIPVPMSLMAPGPTVLVPTVSMLGKHLGPRKDLMALKNKENDENNGPTTTVFVGNISEKASDMLIRQLLAKCGLVLSWKRVQGASGKLQAFGFCEYKEPESTLRALRLLHDLQIGEKKLLVKVDAKTKAQLDDWKANKRASNGNARPESTIDDDDDLDDETKRRDGLIKGGIEVLIKEYSSELNAPSLDSDSHPRKKKKDKKEELTVEGAAVANLPSVVFGVPEQKCFYYARGPSLEKDLHRLEPRQPHRPRTPGTTQEDINAIEMEEDKRDLISREISKFRDTHKKLEEEKGKKEKERQEIEKDRRERERERERERERREREREREKEREKEKERDRDRTKDRDRDRERDRDKDRERIREHSNDRSRSREKSRDRERERERERERERERERERERERDRDRDRDNKDKKRDREEDEEDAYERRKLERKLREKEAAYQERLKNWEIRERKKTREYEKESEREEERRRDMFVFFKAKEAKRLKEFLEDYDDDRDDPKYYRGSALQKRLRDREKEMELDDRDRKREKEELEEIRQRLLAEGHPDPDAELQRMEQEAERRRQPPQAKPQPESEEEEEEKPVNEDKVEVTMEEEEEPEPKPCLKPTLRPISSAPSVSSASGNTTPNSPGDESPCGIIIPHENSPEQQPQEEYRPKIGLSLKLGASNSPSQPNSVKRKKLPVDSVFNKFDDEDSDEVPRKRKLVPLDYGDDDKTAAKNNVNTEEKRKHIKSLIEKIPTAKPELFAYPLDWSIVDTTLMERRIRPWINKKIIEYIGEEEATLVDFVCSKVMAHSAPQSILDDVAMVLDEEAEVFIVKMWRLLIYETEAKKIGLVKDSGVSRKTPPTDHHALPIKTDKKRK encoded by the exons GTTGCATTAAATATGTCTTATCCACCACATATGAATCGCCCTCCTATGGGGATCCCAACTCTTCCTCCAGGGATTCCACCTCCCCAGTTTCCTGGCTTTCCTCCACCTCCTG GAACTCAAATGATTCCTGTGCCCATGAGTTTAATGGCTCCTGGACCAACC gTCTTGGTACCAACAGTATCTATGCTTGGGAAGCACCTGGGACCTCGGAAAGATCTAATGGCTCTTAAGAATAAAGAAAACGATGAGAACAATGGCCCGACCACCACGGTTTTTGTCGGAAACATTTCAGAAAAGGCTTCAGACATGCTTATCAGGCAGCTCCTAGCC AAATGTGGCTTGGTTTTAAGCTGGAAGCGAGTGCAAGGAGCATCTGGCAAACTTCAAG CCTTTGGGTTTTGTGAGTACAAAGAACCAGAATCTACTCTGCGTGCTCTGCGGTTACTCCACGACCTACAGATTGGGGAGAAAAAGCTGCTGGTGAAAGTTGATGCCAAGACTAAAGCTCAACTGGATGATTGGAAGGCAAATAAAAGGGCTTCCAACGGG AATGCCAGGCCTGAGTCAACGATAGATGATGACGATGACCTTGATGATGAAACGAAGAGACGGGATGGGCTTATTAAAGGGGGTATTGAGGTCTTGATAAAAGAGTATTCCAGTGAGCTAAACGCTCCGTCTCTGGACTCTGACTCTCAccccagaaagaaaaaaaaggataaGAAGGAGGAGCTAACT GTGGAAGGTGCTGCCGTAGCAAACTTGCCTTCTGTCGTCTTCGGAGTACCGGAACAAAAGTGTTTCTATTACGCGAGGGGACCCAGTCTTGAAAAAGACTTGCACAGGCTCGAGCCAAGACAGCCACACAGGCCTAGGACTCCCGGTACCACGCAG GAGGATATAAACGCTATAGAAATGGAGGAAGATAAGAGAGACTTGATATCCCGCGAGATCAGTAAATTCAGAGATACGCACAAG AAattggaggaggagaagggcaaAAAAGAGAAGGAGAGACAAGAAATAGAGAAGGATCGCAGAGAACGAGAAAGGGAACGAGAGCGCgagcgagagaggagggagcgggagcgcGAAAGGGAAAAAGAGCGTGaaaaggagaaggagagagaccgtGACAGGACCAAGGACAGAGATCGGGACCGGGAAAGAGATCGGGACAAGGACCGTGAGCGAATCAGAGAGCATAGCAATGACCGGAGTCGATCAAG AGAGAAAAGCAGAGACCGCGAAAGAGAACGcgaaagggagagggagcgtgaaagagagagagagcgtgaaagGGAAAGAGAGCGCGACAGAGACAGGGATAGAGATAATAAAGACAAGAAGCGAGACCGAGAAGAAGATGAGGAGGATGCGTATGAACGGCGAAAATTGGAAAGGAAACTTCGCGAGAAAGAAGCTGCTTATCAAGAG CGTCTTAAGAACTGGGAGATCAGAGAACGGAAGAAAACCAGAGAATATGAGAAGGAGtcggagcgagaggaagagagacgTAGAGATATG tttgttttttttaaggcaaaagaAGCCAAAAGGCTGAAAGAATTTTTGGAGGACTATGATGATGACAGAGATGACCCAAAGTATTACAG GGGTAGTGCGCTACAGAAAAGGCTGAGGGACCGGGAGAAAGAGATGGAACTAGATGATCGGGACCGGAAACGGGAGAAAGAAGAGCTTGAAGAGATCCGGCAGCGTTTGTTAGCAGAGGGGCATCCCGATCCAGACGCCGAGCTCCAGAGG ATGGAGCAGGAGGCGGAGAGGCGTAGGCAGCCACCACAAGCCAAACCGCAGCCCGAGtctgaggaggaagaggaggagaaacCTGTGAACGAGGATAAAGTGGAGGTGACCATGGAAGAGGAAGAAGAGCCCGAGCCAAAGCCCTGCCTTAAGCCCACCTTGCGACCCATCAGCTCTGCCCCGTCTGTCTCATCTGCTAGTGGGAACACCACCCCCAACTCACCAGGGGACGAGTCTCCATGTGGCATTATCATCCCACATGAGAACTCGCCAGAGCAGCAGCCGCAGGAGGAATACAGGCCAAAAATAGGACTTAGCCTAAAATTAG GGGCATCTAATAGTCCCAGCCAGCCAAACTCTGTGAAGAGGAAGAAGTTGCCTGTGGATAGCGTTTTCAATAAGTTCGATGACGAAGATAGTGACGAGGTGCCCCGGAAAAGAAAACTGGTGCCATTGGATTACGGGGACGATGACAAAACTGCAGCCAAAAATAACGTTAACACAGAAGAGAAACGCAAACATATCAAAAGTCTTATTGAGAAAATCCCCACCGCTAAACCAGAGCTATTTGCTTATCCCCTGGACTGGTCCATTGTGGACACT ACATTAATGGAGCGTAGAATTAGGCCGTGGATCAACAAGAAAATTATAGAATACATTGGCGAAGAAGAAGCAACATTAGTCGATTTTGTCTGTTCGAAG GTAATGGCCCACAGTGCGCCTCAGAGCATACTGGATGATGTCGCTATG GTGCTCGATGAAGAAGCAGAGGTTTTCATAGTGAAAATGTGGCGGTTATTAATCTACGAAACGGAAGCGAAGAAGATCGGTCTTGTGAA GGATTCCGGTGTAAGCCGAAAAACGCCACCGACCGATCATCATGCACTTCCGATTAAAACCGATAAAAAGCGGAAATGA
- the RBM25 gene encoding RNA-binding protein 25 isoform X4: MLGWRSRERRECGLVEEQRPASLCEALIQRHQAASGQAELESRPPPTERPLSGGGGGGGGWWRREEASRGGEETSRPTALWDMAGLPPGRKYKVALNMSYPPHMNRPPMGIPTLPPGIPPPQFPGFPPPPGTQMIPVPMSLMAPGPTVLVPTVSMLGKHLGPRKDLMALKNKENDENNGPTTTVFVGNISEKASDMLIRQLLAKCGLVLSWKRVQGASGKLQAFGFCEYKEPESTLRALRLLHDLQIGEKKLLVKVDAKTKAQLDDWKANKRASNGNARPESTIDDDDDLDDETKRRDGLIKGGIEVLIKEYSSELNAPSLDSDSHPRKKKKDKKEELTEDINAIEMEEDKRDLISREISKFRDTHKKLEEEKGKKEKERQEIEKDRRERERERERERERREREREREKEREKEKERDRDRTKDRDRDRERDRDKDRERIREHSNDRSRSREKSRDRERERERERERERERERERERERDRDRDRDNKDKKRDREEDEEDAYERRKLERKLREKEAAYQERLKNWEIRERKKTREYEKESEREEERRRDMFVFFKAKEAKRLKEFLEDYDDDRDDPKYYRGSALQKRLRDREKEMELDDRDRKREKEELEEIRQRLLAEGHPDPDAELQRMEQEAERRRQPPQAKPQPESEEEEEEKPVNEDKVEVTMEEEEEPEPKPCLKPTLRPISSAPSVSSASGNTTPNSPGDESPCGIIIPHENSPEQQPQEEYRPKIGLSLKLGASNSPSQPNSVKRKKLPVDSVFNKFDDEDSDEVPRKRKLVPLDYGDDDKTAAKNNVNTEEKRKHIKSLIEKIPTAKPELFAYPLDWSIVDTTLMERRIRPWINKKIIEYIGEEEATLVDFVCSKVMAHSAPQSILDDVAMVLDEEAEVFIVKMWRLLIYETEAKKIGLVKDSGVSRKTPPTDHHALPIKTDKKRK, encoded by the exons ATGCTAGGctggcggtcacgtgagcggcgcGAGTGCGGCCTAGTGGAAGAGCAGCGTCCCGCCTCCCTGTGCGAAGCGCTGATCCAGAGGCACCAGGCCGCGAGCGGGCAGGCTGAGCTAGAATCTAGGCCTCCTCCAACAGAGCGGCCCCTCTCCGGCGGCGGGGGCGG GGGAGGAGGCTGGTGGCGGAGAGAAGAGGCCTCCCGAGGAGGAGAGGAAACCTCCCGGCCAACAGCGCTCTGGGACATGGCGGGACTCCCCCCGGGCCGCAAGTACAAA GTTGCATTAAATATGTCTTATCCACCACATATGAATCGCCCTCCTATGGGGATCCCAACTCTTCCTCCAGGGATTCCACCTCCCCAGTTTCCTGGCTTTCCTCCACCTCCTG GAACTCAAATGATTCCTGTGCCCATGAGTTTAATGGCTCCTGGACCAACC gTCTTGGTACCAACAGTATCTATGCTTGGGAAGCACCTGGGACCTCGGAAAGATCTAATGGCTCTTAAGAATAAAGAAAACGATGAGAACAATGGCCCGACCACCACGGTTTTTGTCGGAAACATTTCAGAAAAGGCTTCAGACATGCTTATCAGGCAGCTCCTAGCC AAATGTGGCTTGGTTTTAAGCTGGAAGCGAGTGCAAGGAGCATCTGGCAAACTTCAAG CCTTTGGGTTTTGTGAGTACAAAGAACCAGAATCTACTCTGCGTGCTCTGCGGTTACTCCACGACCTACAGATTGGGGAGAAAAAGCTGCTGGTGAAAGTTGATGCCAAGACTAAAGCTCAACTGGATGATTGGAAGGCAAATAAAAGGGCTTCCAACGGG AATGCCAGGCCTGAGTCAACGATAGATGATGACGATGACCTTGATGATGAAACGAAGAGACGGGATGGGCTTATTAAAGGGGGTATTGAGGTCTTGATAAAAGAGTATTCCAGTGAGCTAAACGCTCCGTCTCTGGACTCTGACTCTCAccccagaaagaaaaaaaaggataaGAAGGAGGAGCTAACT GAGGATATAAACGCTATAGAAATGGAGGAAGATAAGAGAGACTTGATATCCCGCGAGATCAGTAAATTCAGAGATACGCACAAG AAattggaggaggagaagggcaaAAAAGAGAAGGAGAGACAAGAAATAGAGAAGGATCGCAGAGAACGAGAAAGGGAACGAGAGCGCgagcgagagaggagggagcgggagcgcGAAAGGGAAAAAGAGCGTGaaaaggagaaggagagagaccgtGACAGGACCAAGGACAGAGATCGGGACCGGGAAAGAGATCGGGACAAGGACCGTGAGCGAATCAGAGAGCATAGCAATGACCGGAGTCGATCAAG AGAGAAAAGCAGAGACCGCGAAAGAGAACGcgaaagggagagggagcgtgaaagagagagagagcgtgaaagGGAAAGAGAGCGCGACAGAGACAGGGATAGAGATAATAAAGACAAGAAGCGAGACCGAGAAGAAGATGAGGAGGATGCGTATGAACGGCGAAAATTGGAAAGGAAACTTCGCGAGAAAGAAGCTGCTTATCAAGAG CGTCTTAAGAACTGGGAGATCAGAGAACGGAAGAAAACCAGAGAATATGAGAAGGAGtcggagcgagaggaagagagacgTAGAGATATG tttgttttttttaaggcaaaagaAGCCAAAAGGCTGAAAGAATTTTTGGAGGACTATGATGATGACAGAGATGACCCAAAGTATTACAG GGGTAGTGCGCTACAGAAAAGGCTGAGGGACCGGGAGAAAGAGATGGAACTAGATGATCGGGACCGGAAACGGGAGAAAGAAGAGCTTGAAGAGATCCGGCAGCGTTTGTTAGCAGAGGGGCATCCCGATCCAGACGCCGAGCTCCAGAGG ATGGAGCAGGAGGCGGAGAGGCGTAGGCAGCCACCACAAGCCAAACCGCAGCCCGAGtctgaggaggaagaggaggagaaacCTGTGAACGAGGATAAAGTGGAGGTGACCATGGAAGAGGAAGAAGAGCCCGAGCCAAAGCCCTGCCTTAAGCCCACCTTGCGACCCATCAGCTCTGCCCCGTCTGTCTCATCTGCTAGTGGGAACACCACCCCCAACTCACCAGGGGACGAGTCTCCATGTGGCATTATCATCCCACATGAGAACTCGCCAGAGCAGCAGCCGCAGGAGGAATACAGGCCAAAAATAGGACTTAGCCTAAAATTAG GGGCATCTAATAGTCCCAGCCAGCCAAACTCTGTGAAGAGGAAGAAGTTGCCTGTGGATAGCGTTTTCAATAAGTTCGATGACGAAGATAGTGACGAGGTGCCCCGGAAAAGAAAACTGGTGCCATTGGATTACGGGGACGATGACAAAACTGCAGCCAAAAATAACGTTAACACAGAAGAGAAACGCAAACATATCAAAAGTCTTATTGAGAAAATCCCCACCGCTAAACCAGAGCTATTTGCTTATCCCCTGGACTGGTCCATTGTGGACACT ACATTAATGGAGCGTAGAATTAGGCCGTGGATCAACAAGAAAATTATAGAATACATTGGCGAAGAAGAAGCAACATTAGTCGATTTTGTCTGTTCGAAG GTAATGGCCCACAGTGCGCCTCAGAGCATACTGGATGATGTCGCTATG GTGCTCGATGAAGAAGCAGAGGTTTTCATAGTGAAAATGTGGCGGTTATTAATCTACGAAACGGAAGCGAAGAAGATCGGTCTTGTGAA GGATTCCGGTGTAAGCCGAAAAACGCCACCGACCGATCATCATGCACTTCCGATTAAAACCGATAAAAAGCGGAAATGA
- the RBM25 gene encoding RNA-binding protein 25 isoform X7 → MSYPPHMNRPPMGIPTLPPGIPPPQFPGFPPPPGTQMIPVPMSLMAPGPTVLVPTVSMLGKHLGPRKDLMALKNKENDENNGPTTTVFVGNISEKASDMLIRQLLAKCGLVLSWKRVQGASGKLQAFGFCEYKEPESTLRALRLLHDLQIGEKKLLVKVDAKTKAQLDDWKANKRASNGNARPESTIDDDDDLDDETKRRDGLIKGGIEVLIKEYSSELNAPSLDSDSHPRKKKKDKKEELTVEGAAVANLPSVVFGVPEQKCFYYARGPSLEKDLHRLEPRQPHRPRTPGTTQEDINAIEMEEDKRDLISREISKFRDTHKKLEEEKGKKEKERQEIEKDRRERERERERERERREREREREKEREKEKERDRDRTKDRDRDRERDRDKDRERIREHSNDRSRSREKSRDRERERERERERERERERERERERDRDRDRDNKDKKRDREEDEEDAYERRKLERKLREKEAAYQERLKNWEIRERKKTREYEKESEREEERRRDMFVFFKAKEAKRLKEFLEDYDDDRDDPKYYRGSALQKRLRDREKEMELDDRDRKREKEELEEIRQRLLAEGHPDPDAELQRMEQEAERRRQPPQAKPQPESEEEEEEKPVNEDKVEVTMEEEEEPEPKPCLKPTLRPISSAPSVSSASGNTTPNSPGDESPCGIIIPHENSPEQQPQEEYRPKIGLSLKLGASNSPSQPNSVKRKKLPVDSVFNKFDDEDSDEVPRKRKLVPLDYGDDDKTAAKNNVNTEEKRKHIKSLIEKIPTAKPELFAYPLDWSIVDTTLMERRIRPWINKKIIEYIGEEEATLVDFVCSKVMAHSAPQSILDDVAMVLDEEAEVFIVKMWRLLIYETEAKKIGLVKDSGVSRKTPPTDHHALPIKTDKKRK, encoded by the exons ATGTCTTATCCACCACATATGAATCGCCCTCCTATGGGGATCCCAACTCTTCCTCCAGGGATTCCACCTCCCCAGTTTCCTGGCTTTCCTCCACCTCCTG GAACTCAAATGATTCCTGTGCCCATGAGTTTAATGGCTCCTGGACCAACC gTCTTGGTACCAACAGTATCTATGCTTGGGAAGCACCTGGGACCTCGGAAAGATCTAATGGCTCTTAAGAATAAAGAAAACGATGAGAACAATGGCCCGACCACCACGGTTTTTGTCGGAAACATTTCAGAAAAGGCTTCAGACATGCTTATCAGGCAGCTCCTAGCC AAATGTGGCTTGGTTTTAAGCTGGAAGCGAGTGCAAGGAGCATCTGGCAAACTTCAAG CCTTTGGGTTTTGTGAGTACAAAGAACCAGAATCTACTCTGCGTGCTCTGCGGTTACTCCACGACCTACAGATTGGGGAGAAAAAGCTGCTGGTGAAAGTTGATGCCAAGACTAAAGCTCAACTGGATGATTGGAAGGCAAATAAAAGGGCTTCCAACGGG AATGCCAGGCCTGAGTCAACGATAGATGATGACGATGACCTTGATGATGAAACGAAGAGACGGGATGGGCTTATTAAAGGGGGTATTGAGGTCTTGATAAAAGAGTATTCCAGTGAGCTAAACGCTCCGTCTCTGGACTCTGACTCTCAccccagaaagaaaaaaaaggataaGAAGGAGGAGCTAACT GTGGAAGGTGCTGCCGTAGCAAACTTGCCTTCTGTCGTCTTCGGAGTACCGGAACAAAAGTGTTTCTATTACGCGAGGGGACCCAGTCTTGAAAAAGACTTGCACAGGCTCGAGCCAAGACAGCCACACAGGCCTAGGACTCCCGGTACCACGCAG GAGGATATAAACGCTATAGAAATGGAGGAAGATAAGAGAGACTTGATATCCCGCGAGATCAGTAAATTCAGAGATACGCACAAG AAattggaggaggagaagggcaaAAAAGAGAAGGAGAGACAAGAAATAGAGAAGGATCGCAGAGAACGAGAAAGGGAACGAGAGCGCgagcgagagaggagggagcgggagcgcGAAAGGGAAAAAGAGCGTGaaaaggagaaggagagagaccgtGACAGGACCAAGGACAGAGATCGGGACCGGGAAAGAGATCGGGACAAGGACCGTGAGCGAATCAGAGAGCATAGCAATGACCGGAGTCGATCAAG AGAGAAAAGCAGAGACCGCGAAAGAGAACGcgaaagggagagggagcgtgaaagagagagagagcgtgaaagGGAAAGAGAGCGCGACAGAGACAGGGATAGAGATAATAAAGACAAGAAGCGAGACCGAGAAGAAGATGAGGAGGATGCGTATGAACGGCGAAAATTGGAAAGGAAACTTCGCGAGAAAGAAGCTGCTTATCAAGAG CGTCTTAAGAACTGGGAGATCAGAGAACGGAAGAAAACCAGAGAATATGAGAAGGAGtcggagcgagaggaagagagacgTAGAGATATG tttgttttttttaaggcaaaagaAGCCAAAAGGCTGAAAGAATTTTTGGAGGACTATGATGATGACAGAGATGACCCAAAGTATTACAG GGGTAGTGCGCTACAGAAAAGGCTGAGGGACCGGGAGAAAGAGATGGAACTAGATGATCGGGACCGGAAACGGGAGAAAGAAGAGCTTGAAGAGATCCGGCAGCGTTTGTTAGCAGAGGGGCATCCCGATCCAGACGCCGAGCTCCAGAGG ATGGAGCAGGAGGCGGAGAGGCGTAGGCAGCCACCACAAGCCAAACCGCAGCCCGAGtctgaggaggaagaggaggagaaacCTGTGAACGAGGATAAAGTGGAGGTGACCATGGAAGAGGAAGAAGAGCCCGAGCCAAAGCCCTGCCTTAAGCCCACCTTGCGACCCATCAGCTCTGCCCCGTCTGTCTCATCTGCTAGTGGGAACACCACCCCCAACTCACCAGGGGACGAGTCTCCATGTGGCATTATCATCCCACATGAGAACTCGCCAGAGCAGCAGCCGCAGGAGGAATACAGGCCAAAAATAGGACTTAGCCTAAAATTAG GGGCATCTAATAGTCCCAGCCAGCCAAACTCTGTGAAGAGGAAGAAGTTGCCTGTGGATAGCGTTTTCAATAAGTTCGATGACGAAGATAGTGACGAGGTGCCCCGGAAAAGAAAACTGGTGCCATTGGATTACGGGGACGATGACAAAACTGCAGCCAAAAATAACGTTAACACAGAAGAGAAACGCAAACATATCAAAAGTCTTATTGAGAAAATCCCCACCGCTAAACCAGAGCTATTTGCTTATCCCCTGGACTGGTCCATTGTGGACACT ACATTAATGGAGCGTAGAATTAGGCCGTGGATCAACAAGAAAATTATAGAATACATTGGCGAAGAAGAAGCAACATTAGTCGATTTTGTCTGTTCGAAG GTAATGGCCCACAGTGCGCCTCAGAGCATACTGGATGATGTCGCTATG GTGCTCGATGAAGAAGCAGAGGTTTTCATAGTGAAAATGTGGCGGTTATTAATCTACGAAACGGAAGCGAAGAAGATCGGTCTTGTGAA GGATTCCGGTGTAAGCCGAAAAACGCCACCGACCGATCATCATGCACTTCCGATTAAAACCGATAAAAAGCGGAAATGA